The Kribbella sp. NBC_00662 nucleotide sequence GCGGGCCTGCGCAGTACGGCTATCCCAGGGTGATCAGGACGATGCCGGTTACTACTACGGCGGCGGCTGCGGCTCGTTTGGGGCCGAAGCGTTCGTTGAAGAACAGGGTGCCGATGAGGGCCCCGAAGATGATGCTGGTTTCGCGGAGGGCGGCGATGGCGGCGAGGGTGCCTCGGGTTTGGGCCCAGAGGACGAGGCCGTACGCGGCCATCGAGACGACTCCGCTGAACAGGCCCGAGAAGATCGCAGGCTTCGGCAGGTTGAAGGCTTGGGGACCGCGCCACAGCACGACGGCCAGCGGGACCGCGAAACCCTGCAGCATGAAGACCCAGCCCATGTAGGTGGCGACCGGCATCTTGTGGACTGCGATCCCGTCGACGACCGTGTACGACGCGATCATCAGGCCGGTGCCAAACGCGGCAAGCAGAGCCGGCAACTGACGGCGACCCGGGCGGCCGATGAACACGAGCCCGATCAGCCCAGCGGAGATCAGCAGTACGCCGGCCAGTTCGATCACAGCAAGGTGCTGGTGCAGTACGACGATCGACACCACAGCCACGACCC carries:
- a CDS encoding DMT family transporter encodes the protein MLVIFVVLGAAVLHATWNAMAHGAPDRVAGLALFELAAGVIGLVAILLTGLPPAGTWGYIVASALLHLAYLGGLLPSYQLGQFSQMYPLARGTSPWVVAVVSIVVLHQHLAVIELAGVLLISAGLIGLVFIGRPGRRQLPALLAAFGTGLMIASYTVVDGIAVHKMPVATYMGWVFMLQGFAVPLAVVLWRGPQAFNLPKPAIFSGLFSGVVSMAAYGLVLWAQTRGTLAAIAALRETSIIFGALIGTLFFNERFGPKRAAAAAVVVTGIVLITLG